In Streptomyces sp. NBC_00414, a single window of DNA contains:
- the smpB gene encoding SsrA-binding protein SmpB, with the protein MYVPKESQPKQGGGAQTKAKDGKRKIVAQNKKARHDYAIIDVYEAGLVLTGTEVKSLRQGRASLADGFVQIDGNEAWLHNAHIPEYSQGSWTNHSARRKRKLLLHREEIDKLSSKSEETGHTIVPLVLYFKDGRAKAEIALARGKKEYDKRQTLREKQDRRESDRVIAAVKRRERGE; encoded by the coding sequence ATGTACGTACCGAAGGAATCCCAGCCGAAGCAGGGTGGTGGAGCCCAGACCAAGGCCAAGGACGGCAAGCGCAAGATCGTCGCGCAGAACAAGAAGGCCCGGCACGACTACGCGATCATCGATGTCTACGAGGCCGGGCTGGTCCTCACCGGCACCGAGGTGAAGTCGCTGCGCCAGGGGCGTGCCTCGCTGGCCGACGGCTTCGTCCAGATCGACGGGAACGAGGCGTGGCTCCACAACGCCCACATCCCCGAGTACAGCCAGGGCAGCTGGACCAACCACTCCGCGCGCCGCAAGCGCAAGCTGCTCCTGCACCGCGAGGAGATCGACAAGCTGTCGTCGAAGTCCGAGGAGACGGGTCACACCATCGTGCCCCTCGTCCTGTACTTCAAGGACGGCCGCGCCAAGGCCGAGATCGCGCTCGCCCGCGGCAAGAAGGAATACGACAAGCGCCAGACCTTGCGCGAGAAGCAGGACCGGCGTGAGTCGGACCGGGTGATCGCGGCGGTGAAGCGCAGGGAGCGCGGCGAGTAG
- a CDS encoding LacI family DNA-binding transcriptional regulator — protein MVKITDVARHAGVSPSTVSYALSGKRPISEETRQRVEESIRELGYRPHAGARALASSRSNVLALVVPLRAGIHVPVVMRFAVSVVTAARRHDHDVLLLTQEEGEEGLRRVADTALVDALIVMDVQLHDGRLPLLRGLDRPSVLIGFPAEPAGLTCIDLDFKAAGELCVEHLAGLGHRVIGLVGSPPEVYVRETGFAQRVVQGFTAAAHRNGIASSVHPCEADPAAARQVAEQLLRERPALTGVVVHNEPVLEPLIDAFEALGLRVPGDLSVTAICPDELAARVRVPVTSIAIPADEVGAGSVELLMRKLGGTPVPEATLLPPRLTVRASTRPRP, from the coding sequence ATGGTGAAGATCACCGATGTGGCCCGGCACGCCGGGGTCTCCCCCAGCACCGTCTCGTACGCGCTGAGCGGCAAGCGGCCGATCTCCGAGGAGACCCGGCAGCGCGTCGAGGAGAGCATCCGCGAACTGGGGTACCGGCCGCACGCGGGCGCCCGCGCCCTCGCGAGCAGCCGGTCGAACGTGCTGGCGCTCGTGGTGCCGCTGCGGGCCGGCATCCATGTGCCGGTGGTGATGCGGTTCGCGGTGTCCGTGGTGACGGCCGCGCGCCGCCACGACCACGACGTGCTGCTGCTCACGCAGGAGGAGGGTGAGGAAGGGCTGCGGCGGGTCGCGGACACCGCCCTCGTGGACGCGCTGATCGTGATGGACGTCCAGCTCCACGACGGGCGGCTGCCGTTGCTGCGCGGCCTGGACCGGCCGTCGGTACTCATCGGGTTCCCGGCCGAGCCCGCCGGGCTGACCTGCATCGACCTGGACTTCAAGGCGGCGGGCGAATTGTGCGTCGAGCATCTGGCGGGGCTCGGCCACCGGGTGATCGGCCTGGTGGGCTCACCGCCCGAGGTGTACGTCCGCGAGACCGGGTTCGCCCAGCGGGTCGTCCAGGGCTTCACCGCCGCCGCCCACCGCAACGGCATCGCCTCCTCGGTGCACCCGTGCGAGGCGGACCCCGCGGCGGCCCGGCAGGTCGCCGAACAGCTCCTGCGGGAACGGCCCGCCCTGACGGGGGTCGTGGTGCACAACGAGCCGGTCCTGGAACCCCTGATCGACGCCTTCGAAGCGCTCGGGTTACGGGTCCCGGGCGATCTGTCGGTCACCGCGATCTGCCCGGACGAACTGGCCGCACGCGTCCGCGTGCCCGTCACCTCGATCGCCATACCGGCCGACGAGGTGGGCGCCGGATCGGTGGAACTGCTGATGAGGAAGCTGGGCGGCACACCGGTGCCGGAGGCCACGCTGCTCCCGCCGCGGCTGACGGTACGGGCGAGCACGCGGCCACGCCCTTGA
- the dacB gene encoding D-alanyl-D-alanine carboxypeptidase/D-alanyl-D-alanine endopeptidase — MRRLGQTGETKRSHNPRGRAWTRAVVLGVLVAGLGWSGPAGADPGTSGLPEAIDTVLGDSRMEGGAASVVIAEAASGDVLYQRAPTSRLMPASNTKLPTSAAAMEILGPDHTFTTDVLTTGRRHGSVLNGDLYLRGTGDPTALAADYDALAAQVAESGVTRVDGRLLADDTRFDSSRLGRSWAADDESSYYSAQISALSVAPDTDYDTGSVTVQVAPGTAAGAEPKVSVTPRTKYVDIDVRATTVAAGGTNDLTVEREHGTNTIVVSGTTPVGGSGAREWVSVWEPTGYAAAVFRDALTAHGVKVTGATRLGRPTPATARRLASHASMPLKDLLIPFMKLSNNMHAEILTKTMGNKVSGEGSWSAGLAAVSGYLKGVGVDTGKLRQVDGSGLSRMNNLTAGQFAELLLAVRAEPWYADWYKSLPVACAPDRFVGGTLRTRMCGTPAALNARGKTGSLTGASALSGYVKDADGRELVYSIVLNNYLASSVKPLEDAIVVTLASSTADRTVTAKAPSGRSAERNGDLECSWRKPGEC, encoded by the coding sequence ATGAGACGACTCGGACAGACCGGAGAGACCAAGAGATCTCACAATCCGCGCGGACGCGCGTGGACCCGGGCCGTGGTGCTCGGCGTGCTGGTGGCCGGGCTCGGCTGGAGCGGACCGGCCGGAGCGGACCCGGGGACCAGCGGACTGCCGGAGGCCATCGACACCGTCCTCGGGGACAGCCGGATGGAGGGCGGGGCGGCGAGCGTCGTGATCGCCGAGGCGGCGAGCGGGGACGTGCTGTACCAGCGGGCGCCCACCTCACGGCTGATGCCCGCCTCCAACACCAAGCTGCCCACCTCGGCGGCCGCGATGGAGATCCTCGGCCCCGACCACACGTTCACGACGGACGTCCTGACGACCGGCCGCCGGCACGGCTCCGTGCTGAACGGCGACCTGTATCTGCGCGGCACCGGCGACCCGACCGCCCTGGCCGCGGACTACGACGCGCTGGCCGCACAGGTCGCCGAGTCGGGCGTCACCCGCGTCGACGGGCGGCTCCTCGCCGACGACACCCGCTTCGACAGCAGCCGCCTCGGCCGCTCCTGGGCCGCCGACGACGAGTCCTCGTACTACTCGGCGCAGATCAGCGCACTGAGCGTCGCCCCGGACACCGACTACGACACCGGCTCGGTGACCGTCCAGGTCGCACCGGGCACCGCGGCCGGTGCCGAGCCGAAGGTGAGCGTCACCCCGAGGACGAAGTACGTGGACATCGACGTACGGGCCACGACCGTCGCCGCGGGCGGGACGAACGACCTCACCGTGGAGCGCGAGCACGGCACCAACACGATCGTCGTCAGCGGTACGACACCGGTCGGCGGCTCCGGTGCCAGGGAATGGGTGAGCGTGTGGGAGCCCACCGGGTACGCGGCCGCCGTGTTCCGTGACGCGCTCACCGCGCACGGCGTGAAGGTGACCGGGGCGACGCGGCTCGGACGGCCCACCCCGGCGACGGCACGGCGGCTCGCCTCGCACGCCTCCATGCCCCTGAAGGACCTGCTGATCCCGTTCATGAAGCTGTCGAACAACATGCACGCGGAGATCCTCACCAAGACCATGGGGAACAAGGTCTCCGGCGAGGGGAGCTGGAGCGCCGGGCTCGCCGCCGTGAGCGGCTATCTGAAGGGCGTCGGCGTCGACACGGGCAAGCTGCGGCAGGTCGACGGGTCGGGACTCTCCCGGATGAACAACCTCACCGCCGGGCAGTTCGCCGAGCTGCTGCTCGCGGTCCGGGCCGAGCCCTGGTACGCGGACTGGTACAAGTCCCTGCCGGTCGCCTGCGCCCCCGACCGTTTCGTGGGCGGCACCCTGCGCACCAGGATGTGCGGGACTCCCGCCGCGCTCAACGCCCGTGGCAAGACCGGGTCGTTGACGGGGGCGTCCGCGCTCTCCGGCTACGTGAAGGACGCGGACGGACGGGAACTCGTCTACAGCATCGTGCTCAACAACTACCTGGCCTCGTCCGTGAAGCCGCTGGAGGACGCGATCGTGGTGACGCTCGCGTCCTCCACGGCGGACAGGACCGTGACGGCGAAGGCCCCGAGCGGGCGGTCGGCCGAGCGGAACGGCGACCTGGAGTGCTCGTGGCGCAAACCGGGGGAGTGCTGA
- a CDS encoding glycoside hydrolase family 3 protein yields MKGKRRPRTALVLALTLIGGLGATATATATGTAAADDPAHPFRDPRLSVDRRVDDLLSRLTLDEKVSLLHQWQPAIPRLGIGAFKTGTEALHGVAWLGEATVFPQAVGLASTWDPALIRRVGSAVGDEARGFQQERPAGWGLNLWAPVVNPLRDPRWGRNEEGYSEDPHLTSSMATAYGTGLTGGDPEHLKTAPTLKHFLGNNNEADRTTTSSDLRPRVLKEYEEQAFRPAIEADAATGVMASYNLVNGRPATVNPALVDDVRTWTSQDLLNVTDAYAPNNLIGTGSQKYYDTLAEGNAATLKAGIDSFTTDDTNSVPTTTAVRSALADGLLEESDVDTAAGHILDVRVRLGEFDPGGGKYGAIDKSVVNSPAHQKLARKAAADAAVLLKNSGGTLPLKASAKNVAVVGPLADTLYTDWYSGTLPYAVTPKDGIAARLGAPVTGSEGVDRISLRNTASGAYVTAGTDADGEALKEGAGDGTAAQFDVFDWGTGIVTLRSAANGKYVGYNWSNFVNDQVQPNGWFVQQQFALEEQADGTYLLRYAGYETREPWWSNPVYLGPAGPDGTLGLVAKSEAARYAKDVVRGGAEEAVAAVKGKDAAVVVVGSMPAINGRENDDREDMSLAPSQEALVEAVREANPNTVVVVENSYPTTLGALRDKVPALLWTTHAGQETGNALADVLFGDVNPAGRLTQTWYRSEADLPSILEYDNIKYDRTYQYFKGDPLYEFGYGLSYSSFRYGKVKRVDGGYEVPVTNTGSRAGDEVVQLYTHQRASRDKQPLKQLEAFRRVSLKPGETRTVKLGLREKDLAHWDVTRSKWVVESGTYDVLVGASSEDIRSRASLKVAGETIPARDLSRTTRAENFDDYEGVRLVDESKARGTAVGASRDGAWLKFADSRLGSGGAQFSARVAGAAGKVEVRLGSPSGTPVGTATVSGTGSVYSYAEVSARLSAAAKGRQDVYLVLGDGMRLSTFTIR; encoded by the coding sequence GTGAAAGGCAAGAGAAGACCGAGAACCGCGCTCGTCCTGGCGCTCACCCTGATCGGCGGCCTCGGCGCCACCGCCACCGCCACCGCCACGGGGACGGCGGCGGCCGACGACCCCGCCCACCCCTTCCGCGACCCCCGCCTCTCCGTCGACCGCCGCGTCGACGACCTCCTCTCCCGGCTCACCCTCGACGAGAAGGTGTCCCTGCTCCACCAGTGGCAGCCCGCGATCCCGCGTCTGGGCATCGGGGCGTTCAAGACCGGCACCGAGGCACTGCACGGGGTGGCCTGGCTCGGCGAGGCGACCGTCTTCCCGCAGGCCGTGGGGCTCGCGTCGACCTGGGACCCCGCCCTGATCCGCCGGGTCGGCTCGGCGGTCGGCGACGAGGCGCGCGGCTTCCAGCAGGAGCGCCCGGCCGGCTGGGGCCTCAACCTCTGGGCGCCCGTGGTCAATCCGCTCCGCGACCCGCGCTGGGGCCGCAACGAGGAGGGCTACTCGGAGGACCCGCACCTCACCAGCTCGATGGCCACGGCGTACGGCACCGGTCTGACCGGCGGGGATCCCGAGCACCTCAAGACGGCACCCACCCTCAAGCACTTCCTCGGCAACAACAACGAGGCCGACCGCACGACCACCTCCTCCGACCTGCGCCCGCGAGTGCTGAAGGAGTACGAGGAGCAGGCGTTCCGGCCGGCCATCGAGGCGGACGCGGCGACGGGGGTGATGGCCTCCTACAACCTCGTCAACGGCCGCCCCGCCACGGTGAATCCGGCGCTCGTCGACGACGTACGCACCTGGACCTCGCAGGACCTGCTGAACGTCACCGACGCCTACGCGCCCAACAACCTGATCGGCACCGGCAGCCAGAAGTACTACGACACCCTCGCCGAGGGGAACGCGGCCACGCTGAAGGCGGGCATCGACAGCTTCACGACGGACGACACGAACTCCGTACCGACGACCACGGCCGTCAGGTCGGCGCTGGCCGACGGCCTGTTGGAGGAGTCCGACGTCGACACGGCGGCCGGGCACATCCTCGACGTCCGGGTCCGGCTCGGGGAGTTCGACCCGGGCGGCGGGAAGTACGGGGCCATCGACAAGTCGGTGGTGAACAGCCCCGCGCACCAGAAACTCGCGAGAAAGGCGGCGGCCGACGCGGCGGTCCTGCTGAAGAACTCGGGCGGCACCCTGCCCCTCAAGGCCTCCGCGAAGAACGTGGCGGTCGTCGGCCCGCTCGCCGACACCCTCTACACCGACTGGTACTCCGGCACGCTCCCCTACGCCGTGACCCCGAAGGACGGCATCGCCGCGCGGCTCGGCGCCCCCGTGACCGGCAGCGAGGGCGTGGACCGGATCTCGCTGCGGAACACGGCGAGCGGCGCGTACGTCACGGCCGGGACGGACGCCGACGGGGAGGCCCTGAAGGAGGGCGCCGGCGACGGGACGGCCGCGCAGTTCGACGTGTTCGACTGGGGCACCGGCATCGTGACCCTGCGCTCGGCCGCGAACGGCAAGTACGTCGGCTACAACTGGTCGAACTTCGTCAACGACCAGGTCCAGCCGAACGGTTGGTTCGTCCAGCAGCAGTTCGCGCTGGAGGAGCAGGCCGACGGTACGTACCTGCTGCGGTACGCGGGCTACGAGACCCGCGAGCCCTGGTGGTCGAACCCGGTCTACCTCGGCCCGGCGGGCCCCGACGGCACCCTCGGCCTGGTCGCGAAGTCCGAGGCCGCGCGCTACGCCAAGGACGTCGTCCGCGGTGGCGCCGAGGAGGCCGTGGCGGCCGTGAAGGGCAAGGACGCGGCGGTCGTGGTGGTCGGGTCCATGCCCGCGATCAACGGGCGCGAGAACGACGACCGCGAGGACATGAGCCTCGCCCCGTCCCAGGAAGCCCTGGTCGAGGCGGTGCGCGAGGCCAACCCGAACACCGTCGTGGTCGTCGAGAACAGCTACCCGACCACCCTCGGCGCTCTCCGGGACAAGGTCCCGGCACTCCTGTGGACCACCCACGCGGGCCAGGAGACCGGCAACGCCCTCGCCGACGTCCTCTTCGGCGACGTCAACCCGGCCGGACGGCTCACCCAGACCTGGTACCGGTCGGAGGCCGACCTGCCGTCCATCCTGGAGTACGACAACATCAAGTACGACCGCACCTACCAGTACTTCAAGGGCGATCCGCTGTACGAGTTCGGCTACGGACTCTCGTACTCCTCCTTCCGCTACGGGAAGGTGAAGCGCGTCGACGGCGGTTACGAGGTCCCGGTGACGAACACCGGGAGCCGCGCCGGGGACGAGGTCGTGCAGCTCTACACCCACCAGCGGGCCTCGCGCGACAAGCAGCCACTGAAGCAGCTGGAGGCCTTCCGACGGGTCTCCCTGAAGCCCGGCGAGACGCGGACGGTGAAGCTGGGGCTGCGCGAGAAGGACCTCGCGCACTGGGACGTCACCCGGTCGAAGTGGGTGGTGGAGAGCGGCACGTACGACGTGCTCGTGGGCGCGTCCTCCGAGGACATCCGCTCCCGTGCCTCGCTGAAGGTGGCGGGCGAGACGATTCCGGCCCGGGACCTCTCCCGGACCACCCGGGCGGAGAACTTCGACGACTACGAGGGCGTACGCCTGGTGGACGAGTCGAAGGCGCGGGGCACCGCCGTGGGGGCCTCGCGTGACGGGGCCTGGCTGAAGTTCGCCGACTCCCGGCTGGGCTCCGGCGGGGCGCAGTTCAGTGCGCGGGTCGCCGGGGCGGCCGGAAAGGTGGAGGTACGGCTCGGCTCACCATCCGGCACGCCCGTCGGTACGGCGACGGTGTCCGGCACGGGGTCGGTGTACTCGTACGCCGAGGTGAGCGCCCGGCTGTCGGCCGCCGCGAAGGGGCGCCAGGACGTGTACCTGGTGCTGGGGGACGGCATGCGACTGTCGACGTTCACGATCCGCTGA
- a CDS encoding S41 family peptidase: MSGRDLFCQPRRVRRGAALTLVFASVLAAGAATGSFDTPGRKSVSPSARTAQAGHQEDVADAAAEAMADGKSPVEAAERAVSRSGDRWGAVYSRGEYEEFEEALDGQYTGVGLWARRERGGRIEVTRVQSGSPAATAGIRKGDRLRSIDGHRVDGRPVTEVVSLLRGDATDADAGTSVALGLERGTRAWSETLRRARLSTDSVSVRELSDGVTVIKVAAFTKGSGDLVRTAVAAAPVDEGIVLDLRGNSGGLVTEAVTAASAFLDGGLVATYDVNGDQKALHADPGGDTARPLVALVDGGTMSAAELLTGGLQDRGRAVVVGSRTFGKGSVQMPSRLPDGSVAELTVGHYRTPSGRTVDARGITPDLEVEEGALERAETVLSGLGDPS; encoded by the coding sequence ATGTCAGGCCGTGACCTGTTCTGTCAGCCCCGCCGCGTCCGCCGCGGGGCGGCCCTGACGTTGGTCTTCGCGAGCGTCCTCGCGGCGGGCGCCGCGACCGGCTCGTTCGACACCCCCGGCCGGAAATCCGTCTCCCCGTCGGCCCGTACCGCCCAGGCCGGTCACCAGGAGGACGTCGCGGACGCCGCCGCCGAGGCGATGGCCGACGGCAAGTCGCCCGTGGAGGCCGCCGAACGGGCCGTCAGCCGCAGCGGCGACCGCTGGGGCGCCGTCTACTCCCGGGGCGAGTACGAGGAGTTCGAGGAAGCCCTCGACGGCCAGTACACCGGCGTCGGCCTCTGGGCCAGGCGCGAGCGCGGCGGACGGATCGAGGTGACCCGGGTCCAGTCCGGCTCGCCCGCCGCGACCGCCGGCATCCGCAAGGGCGACCGGCTGCGCAGCATCGACGGCCACCGCGTCGACGGCAGGCCCGTCACCGAGGTCGTCTCGTTGCTGCGGGGCGACGCCACCGACGCCGACGCCGGCACCAGCGTGGCCCTGGGACTGGAGCGCGGCACGCGCGCGTGGAGCGAGACCCTGCGCAGGGCGCGCCTGTCCACCGACTCCGTGAGCGTGCGCGAACTCTCCGACGGCGTCACCGTGATCAAGGTCGCCGCCTTCACCAAGGGCTCGGGAGACCTCGTACGGACCGCCGTGGCCGCCGCACCCGTGGACGAGGGGATCGTCCTCGACCTGCGGGGCAACTCCGGCGGCCTGGTCACCGAGGCCGTCACCGCCGCCTCCGCCTTCCTCGACGGCGGCCTCGTGGCCACGTACGACGTGAACGGCGACCAGAAGGCCCTGCACGCCGATCCCGGCGGGGACACCGCCAGACCCCTGGTCGCGCTCGTCGACGGCGGCACGATGAGCGCGGCCGAGCTGCTCACCGGCGGTCTGCAGGACCGCGGCCGCGCGGTCGTCGTGGGCTCCAGGACCTTCGGCAAGGGCTCGGTCCAGATGCCGAGCCGGCTGCCGGACGGCTCCGTCGCCGAACTGACGGTCGGCCACTACCGCACCCCCTCCGGGCGCACCGTGGACGCCCGTGGCATCACCCCCGACCTGGAGGTCGAGGAGGGCGCCCTGGAGCGCGCCGAGACCGTACTGAGCGGGCTCGGCGACCCCTCGTGA
- the ftsX gene encoding permease-like cell division protein FtsX, giving the protein MRAQFVLSEIGVGLRRNLTMTFAVIVSVALSLALFGGSLLMSDQVSTMKGYWYDKVNVSIYLCNKSDAESDPNCAKGAVTSEQKKQIEADLDKMPAVDNVVHESSDEAYKHYKEQFGDSPLAASLTPDQMQESFRVKLTDPEKYKVIATAFDGRDGVQSVQDQKSILDNLFELLNGMNWAARALMALMLVVALMLIVNTVRVSAFSRRRETGIMRLVGASGFYIQAPFIMEAAVAGLIGGGVACAFLVLARYFIIDHGLALSEKLNLINFIGWDAVLAKLPLILATSLLMPALAAFFALRKYLKV; this is encoded by the coding sequence ATGCGCGCCCAGTTCGTTCTGTCGGAGATCGGTGTCGGTCTCCGCCGCAATCTCACGATGACCTTCGCGGTCATCGTCTCCGTCGCCCTGTCCCTCGCCCTGTTCGGCGGCTCGCTCCTGATGAGCGACCAGGTGAGCACGATGAAGGGCTACTGGTACGACAAGGTCAACGTCTCGATCTACCTCTGCAACAAGAGCGACGCGGAGTCCGACCCCAACTGCGCCAAGGGAGCGGTCACCAGCGAGCAGAAGAAGCAGATCGAGGCCGACCTGGACAAGATGCCGGCCGTCGACAACGTCGTGCACGAGTCCAGCGACGAGGCCTACAAGCACTACAAGGAGCAGTTCGGCGACTCCCCGCTGGCGGCCTCGCTCACCCCGGACCAGATGCAGGAGTCCTTCCGCGTCAAGCTGACGGACCCGGAGAAGTACAAGGTCATCGCGACCGCCTTCGACGGCCGGGACGGCGTGCAGTCCGTGCAGGACCAGAAGAGCATCCTCGACAACCTCTTCGAGCTGCTCAACGGCATGAACTGGGCGGCCCGGGCGCTGATGGCGCTGATGCTCGTCGTCGCGCTGATGCTGATCGTCAACACGGTGCGCGTCTCCGCGTTCAGCCGTCGGCGTGAGACCGGGATCATGCGCCTGGTGGGCGCCTCCGGCTTCTACATCCAGGCGCCGTTCATCATGGAGGCCGCGGTCGCCGGACTCATCGGCGGTGGTGTCGCCTGCGCCTTCCTGGTGCTCGCGCGGTACTTCATCATCGACCACGGTCTGGCCCTGTCCGAGAAGCTGAATCTGATCAACTTCATCGGCTGGGACGCCGTTCTCGCGAAGCTGCCGCTCATCCTCGCCACGAGCCTTCTGATGCCCGCGCTTGCCGCGTTCTTCGCGTTGCGCAAGTACTTGAAGGTGTGA
- the ftsE gene encoding cell division ATP-binding protein FtsE: MIRFDNVSKVYAKQTHPALRDVSLEVERGEFVFLVGSSGSGKSTFLRLILREERASHGQVHVLGKDLARISNWKVPQMRRQLGTVFQDFRLLPNKTVAENVAFAQEVIGKSKGEIRKSVPQVLDLVGLGGKEDRMPGELSGGEQQRVAIARAFVNRPKLLIADEPTGNLDPQTSVGIMKLLDRINRTGTTVVMATHDQNIVDQMRKRVIELEKGRLVRDQARGVYGYQH; this comes from the coding sequence GTGATCCGATTCGACAATGTCTCCAAGGTTTACGCCAAGCAGACCCACCCCGCTCTCCGGGATGTCTCCCTGGAGGTCGAGCGCGGCGAGTTCGTGTTCCTGGTGGGGTCATCCGGCTCCGGAAAGTCCACCTTCCTGCGGCTGATCCTCCGCGAGGAGCGGGCCAGCCACGGTCAGGTGCACGTGCTGGGCAAGGACCTCGCGCGCATCTCCAACTGGAAGGTGCCTCAGATGCGCCGCCAGTTGGGCACCGTGTTCCAGGACTTCCGACTCCTGCCCAACAAGACGGTCGCCGAGAACGTCGCCTTCGCGCAGGAAGTGATCGGCAAGTCCAAGGGTGAGATCCGCAAGTCCGTGCCCCAGGTGCTCGACCTCGTCGGCCTCGGCGGCAAGGAGGACCGGATGCCCGGTGAGCTGTCCGGCGGTGAACAGCAACGAGTGGCCATCGCGAGAGCGTTCGTGAACCGGCCCAAGCTGCTGATCGCTGACGAGCCCACCGGAAACCTGGACCCGCAGACCTCCGTCGGCATCATGAAGCTGCTGGACCGGATCAACCGGACCGGGACCACCGTCGTGATGGCGACGCACGACCAGAACATCGTGGACCAGATGCGCAAGCGCGTCATCGAGCTGGAGAAGGGTCGCCTCGTCCGCGACCAGGCGCGCGGCGTCTACGGCTATCAGCACTGA